From Nicotiana tabacum cultivar K326 chromosome 15, ASM71507v2, whole genome shotgun sequence, the proteins below share one genomic window:
- the LOC107775754 gene encoding uncharacterized protein LOC107775754, whose product MDKEIIAGRSLIQSDLMQLDETNGVSKFDTVDTLALEFLNSSEPIEVFEPERDLIISKTNQKEVMAGQVYKDKDILKVVMEQYAIAERFQFRVDRSNAISYTLLCISEDSELNFKASSINKSQMFKVRKFNNKQSCPLKDKVYEQCQATDVSYMLVWRAREKAVNFLRGVPADSYNKLPGYLYTLDMTYPGSHIIIKKSPKNEFMYLYISLYAFIKGFDYCRPIVVVDENHLKSAYTGTFVSASTLDGAVVFTRHILPLAYGVVDSENDVAWLWFFEQFKVAYGERKKMCIISYRNESIIKSVSRVYPTVSHFACIWHQKESCKVERGILFNGKSIHPG is encoded by the exons ATGGATAAAGAAATTATTGCTGGACGAAGTTTAATTCAAAGTGACCTAATGCAACTTGACGAAACCAATGGGGTGAGTAAATTTGATACAGTTGATACACTTGCACTTGAGTTTTTAAACTCAAGTGAACCGATTGAGGTTTTTGAACCGGAAAGGGATTTGATTAtttcaaaaactaatcaaaaaGAGGTGATGGCTGGACAAGTGTATAAGGATAAGGACATACTGAAGGTAGTGATGGAGCAATATGCAATTGCTGAAAGGTTTCAATTCCGAGTTGATAGGTCAAATGCTATCAG CTATACATTGTTATGTATTTCTGAGGATAGTGAATTGAACTTTAAGGCTTCTAGTATTAACAAATCACAAATGTTCAAAGTGAGAAAGTTCAATAATAAGCAATCATGTCCGTTGAAGGATAAGGTGTATGAGCAATGTCAAGCAACCG ATGTTAGTTACATGTTGGTATGGCGTGCTAGAGAAAAGGCAGTGAATTTTCTGAGGGGTGTACCAGCTGATTCATACAATAAATTACCAGGGTACTTATATACACTGGATATGACATATCCTGGTtcacatattataatcaaaaaATCACCTAAAAATGAGTTCATGTATTTGTATATATCGTTGTATGCTTTTATAAAGGGATTCGATTACTGTAGACCCATCGTCGTTGTGGATGAAAATCACTTAAAATCAGCATACACAGGGACATTCGTCTCGGCTAGTACGTTGGATGGTGCAG TTGTATTTACAAGACATATATTGCCACTAGCATATGGTGTTGTTGATTCAGAAAATGATGTTGCTTGGTTGTGGTTCTTTGAGCAATTTAAGGTGGCTTATGGCGAGCGGAAAAAGATGTGCATCATTTCATATAGGAATGAGAGCATAATCAAATCTGTTTCGAGAGTGTATCCTACGGTATCCCATTTTGCTTGTATATGGCATCAAAAGGAGTCATGCAAAGTTGAGCGAGGTATACTTTTCAATGGCAAAAGCATACACCCAGGATGA